A part of Chloroflexota bacterium genomic DNA contains:
- the rpmG gene encoding 50S ribosomal protein L33: protein MAGKKGVRHVVTMACTDCKERNYMTEKNRRNDSGRLELSKYCRRCRKHTPHREVR, encoded by the coding sequence ATGGCTGGCAAGAAAGGTGTTCGTCACGTTGTTACAATGGCTTGCACAGATTGCAAGGAACGTAACTATATGACGGAAAAAAATCGTCGTAATGACTCCGGTCGCTTGGAGTTAAGCAAATACTGTCGCCGTTGCCGCAAACACACGCCGCATCGCGAAGTGAGATAG
- the secE gene encoding preprotein translocase subunit SecE, with protein sequence MWVRFLPRLPEKSRRPNCETAFSPEKENCVANKKKPARKNAITRFYRETVGELRKVTWPTRQEAINLTIVVLFVTFGMSAFLGLLDYLFSRLFVVILGL encoded by the coding sequence TTGTGGGTTCGATTCCTGCCTCGCCTGCCTGAGAAATCACGCCGTCCCAATTGCGAGACGGCGTTTTCGCCGGAAAAGGAGAATTGTGTGGCTAACAAGAAGAAACCAGCACGTAAAAACGCAATCACACGTTTTTACCGCGAAACAGTTGGCGAACTGCGTAAAGTAACCTGGCCCACTCGTCAGGAAGCAATCAATCTGACCATTGTAGTGCTCTTCGTAACATTTGGAATGAGCGCATTTTTGGGTCTATTAGATTATTTGTTCTCCCGCCTTTTTGTTGTAATTCTCGGTTTATAA
- the nusG gene encoding transcription termination/antitermination protein NusG, whose protein sequence is MPENDQENQIIEETEVDEVAADVVADLPVEESQPEPASPKYEGEDEEGRAWYVVHCYSGYENKVHHNLLQRIESMGMQDRIFDVVVPTEEEIEVKEGKRRTVERRVFPGYILVNLALTEESWYVVRNTPGVTGFVGMGNTPIPLRPEEVAHIVKRMEADAPRIKVTFRIGERVRIVEGPFKDFHGAVAELDMERAKVRVMVNFFGRETPVELDFLQVEKM, encoded by the coding sequence ATGCCTGAAAACGACCAGGAAAACCAGATTATCGAAGAAACAGAGGTAGATGAAGTCGCTGCCGACGTTGTGGCTGATCTTCCTGTTGAAGAGTCGCAGCCAGAACCTGCTTCCCCTAAATATGAGGGCGAAGATGAGGAAGGCCGCGCCTGGTATGTTGTGCATTGCTACTCCGGTTATGAAAACAAAGTCCACCACAACCTGCTGCAACGTATCGAATCGATGGGAATGCAGGACCGCATATTTGATGTGGTAGTACCAACCGAAGAAGAAATTGAAGTCAAAGAAGGCAAACGCCGTACCGTTGAACGCCGCGTATTCCCCGGCTATATCCTGGTCAATTTAGCGTTGACCGAGGAATCATGGTATGTTGTGCGGAATACCCCTGGGGTGACCGGCTTTGTTGGCATGGGGAATACTCCCATACCGCTGCGTCCGGAAGAAGTGGCGCACATCGTCAAGCGCATGGAAGCCGATGCCCCGCGCATCAAGGTGACCTTCCGCATTGGTGAGCGTGTGCGGATTGTTGAAGGCCCCTTCAAAGATTTCCACGGTGCAGTTGCCGAGTTGGATATGGAACGCGCCAAAGTGCGCGTGATGGTGAATTTCTTTGGCCGCGAAACACCGGTCGAATTAGATTTCTTGCAAGTAGAAAAAATGTAA
- the rplK gene encoding 50S ribosomal protein L11, which yields MAKKLKAVVKLQIHAGKANPAPPIGPALASHGINLMQFCKEYNARTQNRMGEIIPAEISIFSDASFKFVLKSPPAASLLIKAAGIPKGSGVPNREKVGQVTRAQVREIAEIKMQDLNAINIEGAMRQIEGTARNMGILVVE from the coding sequence ATGGCAAAAAAATTAAAAGCAGTTGTAAAACTTCAAATTCACGCCGGAAAAGCGAACCCTGCGCCCCCGATTGGGCCTGCGTTGGCTTCGCATGGCATCAACCTGATGCAATTTTGCAAAGAGTATAACGCCCGTACACAGAACCGCATGGGCGAAATTATTCCCGCAGAAATCAGCATTTTTTCCGATGCTTCTTTCAAATTTGTACTCAAAAGCCCTCCGGCGGCATCTTTGCTGATTAAAGCAGCCGGGATCCCGAAAGGCTCTGGCGTACCGAATCGTGAAAAGGTTGGTCAGGTTACCCGCGCCCAGGTGCGTGAGATCGCCGAAATCAAAATGCAAGACCTGAATGCGATCAACATTGAAGGCGCCATGCGCCAGATTGAAGGCACTGCCCGCAATATGGGCATTTTGGTAGTAGAGTAG
- a CDS encoding 50S ribosomal protein L1: MAKHGKKFNAAFEQLDRNTNYDPAEAIKLAKEIAYAKFDETVELHIRLGVDPRHADQQVRDVVVLPHGLGKTIRVLVFAQGEDATIAREAGADTVADDEETLKKIQDGWTEFDVAIATPAMMGKVGRLGRVLGPRGLMPSPKAGTVVPGEDLPGVINEAKAGRVEFRVDKTANLHVPIGKISFEEDQLRDNMAVLVQAVMKARPAATKGAYVRRITLSSTMGPGIRVDVNKARLMEVDA; the protein is encoded by the coding sequence ATGGCTAAACATGGTAAAAAATTTAATGCTGCATTTGAACAATTAGATCGTAACACGAACTACGATCCGGCCGAAGCGATCAAGCTTGCAAAGGAAATTGCTTATGCCAAGTTTGATGAAACAGTCGAATTACACATCCGTCTTGGCGTTGACCCCCGTCACGCCGATCAGCAGGTTCGTGATGTTGTTGTACTCCCTCATGGGTTGGGTAAAACGATCCGTGTGCTGGTTTTTGCGCAGGGCGAAGACGCTACCATAGCACGCGAAGCCGGAGCTGATACAGTTGCAGATGATGAAGAAACCCTCAAGAAAATTCAAGATGGCTGGACCGAGTTTGATGTAGCCATTGCTACACCCGCGATGATGGGCAAAGTAGGCCGCCTGGGGCGAGTGCTTGGCCCTCGGGGGCTAATGCCCAGCCCCAAAGCAGGTACGGTTGTCCCCGGGGAGGACCTCCCCGGCGTAATTAACGAAGCCAAAGCCGGTCGTGTAGAATTCCGTGTGGATAAAACCGCAAATCTTCATGTACCGATTGGTAAAATTTCCTTTGAAGAAGATCAATTGAGAGACAATATGGCTGTACTGGTGCAGGCTGTTATGAAAGCCCGACCGGCGGCTACCAAAGGTGCCTACGTCCGTCGTATTACCCTGAGTTCTACAATGGGCCCTGGCATCCGCGTAGATGTGAACAAGGCCCGCCTGATGGAAGTGGACGCCTAG
- a CDS encoding 50S ribosomal protein L10, translating to MAISKQKKQEIIAQYADWIGRSGALVLTKYIGLTVSDLDKLRADIREAGGEFHIVKNTLAKIALEQAGMEIKEEDFQGDTAVGFAFQDSPGLAKAIVDFADESDFVEIKMGYLNGQLVSPAEIIALAKVPPLPVVRAQLLGTLSAPASKLARILAEPGRQIAGVLKAYSEKGAAPEAA from the coding sequence TTGGCTATTTCAAAGCAGAAAAAACAAGAAATAATTGCTCAGTATGCCGATTGGATAGGGCGCAGCGGTGCTCTGGTGTTGACGAAATATATTGGTCTTACAGTGAGTGATCTCGACAAACTGCGTGCCGATATACGCGAAGCTGGTGGTGAATTTCATATTGTGAAAAACACCCTGGCAAAAATCGCGCTCGAACAAGCGGGTATGGAAATCAAGGAAGAAGATTTCCAGGGCGATACAGCCGTTGGATTTGCATTTCAAGATTCGCCAGGCCTGGCAAAAGCAATTGTTGACTTTGCCGACGAATCTGATTTTGTTGAAATCAAAATGGGCTATCTCAATGGTCAGTTGGTTTCACCGGCTGAAATTATTGCTCTTGCGAAAGTGCCGCCACTGCCTGTGGTACGCGCTCAACTGTTGGGTACTTTGTCGGCTCCGGCATCCAAGCTCGCTCGTATTTTGGCCGAACCTGGACGTCAGATCGCTGGCGTGCTGAAAGCATATTCAGAAAAAGGCGCAGCCCCCGAAGCTGCCTGA
- the rplL gene encoding 50S ribosomal protein L7/L12: protein MADLKKIMEELSELTVLEAAELVKMLEEEWGVSAAAPVAMAAVGAAVAAEEVEEKTEFDVVLKDAGPKKIQVIKVIRQITSLGLSDSKELAETADAKIMEAVSKEAAEDAKAKIEEAGGVVELA from the coding sequence ATGGCTGATTTGAAAAAAATCATGGAAGAACTGAGCGAACTAACTGTTCTCGAAGCTGCTGAACTGGTGAAGATGCTCGAAGAAGAATGGGGCGTTTCCGCCGCTGCGCCTGTTGCTATGGCCGCTGTTGGTGCTGCTGTCGCTGCTGAAGAAGTTGAAGAGAAAACCGAATTCGATGTAGTTCTCAAAGACGCTGGCCCCAAGAAAATTCAGGTTATCAAAGTGATCCGCCAGATCACCAGCCTTGGTCTTTCCGACTCGAAAGAGCTTGCTGAAACCGCCGATGCCAAAATTATGGAAGCTGTCAGCAAAGAAGCTGCTGAAGATGCCAAGGCTAAAATTGAAGAAGCCGGTGGCGTTGTTGAGCTTGCATAA